A genomic stretch from Desulfotignum balticum DSM 7044 includes:
- a CDS encoding uridine kinase, protein MALVRDKDGKRLHVKSRLMGESLVSKTFLDQLDVAPQQRLYPDVAILKIGGQSICDRGVKALPAILKEIVANRTSHKMLITTGGGTRSRHIYTIGLEMGMPTGVIARFGSMISDQNALMIATLLSPWGGIKISHSDIVKLPTYFAEGIIPVMHGMPPYDYFAIKPEKGRIPIHRTDVGLVILGDLIGARRILFVKDEDGLYTEDPKKNPDAEFIPDITVAELMEKDQDDLVIERPCLEIIKNSEVIEQVQVINGMKEGNITKALAGEHVGTIIRK, encoded by the coding sequence ATGGCACTGGTAAGAGACAAGGACGGCAAACGGCTGCATGTCAAAAGCCGGCTCATGGGCGAGAGCCTGGTCAGCAAAACGTTTCTGGATCAACTGGACGTTGCGCCCCAGCAGCGGCTGTACCCGGATGTGGCGATCCTGAAAATCGGGGGCCAGTCCATCTGTGACCGGGGCGTGAAAGCCCTGCCGGCCATACTCAAGGAAATCGTGGCCAACCGGACCTCCCACAAAATGCTGATCACCACGGGCGGCGGCACCCGGAGCCGGCACATTTACACCATCGGACTGGAAATGGGTATGCCCACGGGGGTGATCGCCCGTTTCGGCAGCATGATCTCGGATCAGAATGCCCTGATGATCGCCACCCTGCTGTCTCCCTGGGGCGGGATCAAAATTTCCCACAGCGATATCGTCAAACTGCCCACCTATTTTGCGGAAGGCATCATTCCGGTCATGCACGGGATGCCGCCCTATGACTATTTTGCCATCAAGCCGGAAAAAGGCCGGATTCCCATCCATCGCACCGATGTGGGCCTGGTGATTTTAGGGGACCTGATCGGGGCCCGGCGGATTCTGTTTGTCAAGGATGAGGACGGGCTGTATACCGAAGACCCGAAAAAGAACCCGGATGCCGAATTCATTCCCGACATCACGGTGGCGGAACTGATGGAAAAAGACCAGGATGACCTAGTCATCGAGCGGCCCTGCCTGGAGATCATCAAAAACAGCGAAGTGATCGAGCAGGTCCAGGTGATCAACGGAATGAAGGAAGGCAACATCACCAAAGCCCTGGCCGGTGAACATGTGGGGACCATTATCCGCAAATAG
- a CDS encoding DUF3089 domain-containing protein, producing the protein MNYQHIKILGMYKQAMKRHLILLSLILMALMCWGCGTIPQSTIDPGGKISQAPDYQKASSWVIQTPTPDNPIDVFYVYPTIYADDSPANMDINNEVLRRAAENLIDTQASVYSESANVFAPYYRQMSFAKLDPEKDMYKNQYFLIGYSDVSRAFDYFLKNLNQGRPFILAGHSQGSMVLIQLMREQFKRPGLQNQLVAAYLIGYSITPEDFAAYPWMKPATLATDTGVIISYNTQAPGATGSPVLLPGAFCINPLNWATDETPADKLLNLGTVFFNTTTGHIEREMPHYAGARVDKKTGALVTILPEKLDIGAFPPGVYHKFDYSLWYCNLKANVKTRCKHYFENNEDR; encoded by the coding sequence ATGAATTATCAACACATAAAAATATTGGGAATGTATAAGCAGGCAATGAAAAGACATTTGATATTGCTCTCCTTGATTTTAATGGCATTGATGTGTTGGGGATGCGGAACAATTCCTCAATCCACAATCGATCCTGGAGGGAAAATCTCTCAGGCCCCGGATTACCAGAAGGCCTCTTCCTGGGTAATCCAAACCCCAACACCGGACAATCCGATAGATGTTTTTTATGTGTATCCAACGATTTATGCCGACGACTCACCCGCAAACATGGATATAAATAATGAGGTATTGAGGCGTGCGGCCGAGAATCTTATTGATACCCAGGCCAGCGTGTATTCAGAAAGTGCAAATGTTTTTGCCCCCTACTACCGGCAGATGTCATTTGCCAAGCTGGATCCTGAAAAAGACATGTATAAAAACCAATATTTTCTAATCGGATATTCGGATGTCTCACGTGCTTTTGACTATTTCCTCAAAAATCTGAATCAGGGACGTCCTTTTATTCTTGCCGGTCACAGTCAGGGGTCGATGGTTCTGATTCAACTGATGCGGGAGCAATTTAAAAGACCGGGTTTACAGAACCAGTTGGTGGCTGCGTATTTAATCGGATATTCGATAACGCCAGAGGACTTTGCAGCTTATCCCTGGATGAAGCCCGCAACGCTAGCGACCGATACAGGCGTAATTATTTCATATAATACTCAAGCGCCAGGGGCAACTGGTTCTCCTGTATTACTGCCAGGCGCATTTTGTATTAATCCGCTGAACTGGGCAACGGATGAAACACCGGCAGATAAGCTTTTGAATCTTGGCACCGTCTTTTTCAATACCACCACCGGCCACATTGAACGAGAGATGCCACACTACGCAGGTGCCCGTGTAGATAAAAAAACAGGTGCCCTGGTCACCATCCTGCCTGAAAAGCTGGACATTGGCGCGTTCCCCCCGGGGGTATATCATAAATTTGATTACTCACTCTGGTATTGCAACCTTAAAGCAAATGTAAAAACCCGCTGCAAACACTATTTTGAGAACAATGAAGATAGATAG